From Acidimicrobiia bacterium:
CTCCAGGAGATCCTCACGATCAAGTCCGACGACGTCCTCGGCCGCGTGAAGGTCTACGAGGCGATCGTCAAGGGCGAGAACATTCCGGAACCCGGCATCCCCGAGAGCTTCAAGGTGCTCATCAAGGAGATGCAGGCCCTCTGCCTCAACGTGCGCGTGATCAACGAGCGCGGCGAGGAGGTCGAGATCCGGGAGCTCGACGAGGACGCCTTCCGCACCACCGAGTCCCTCGGCATCGACCTCTCGCGTCCCGAGCGCGGCACCGACGAGGAAGACGCGGCCCGCGAGACCGCACGGCTCAACTCCTAACACCAGTCAGCACGGCCACCCATCGAGAGATCCCATAGGGAGGCGAGACACCTAGTGCTCGACGTCAACGACAGCGCGCAGCTCTCCATCAGCCTCGCGACCGCGGACCAGATCCGTACCTGGTCGAACGGCGAAGTCAAGAAGCCGGAGACGATCAACTACCGCACGCTCAAGCCCGAGAAGGACGGCTTGTTCTGCGAGAAGATCTTCGGTCCCACGAAGGACTGGGAGTGCTACTGCGGCAAGTACAAGCGCGTCCGGTTCAAGGGCATCATCTGCGAGCGCTGCGGCGTCGAGGTGACGCGCAGCAAGGTGCGGCGCGAGCGCATGGGCCACATCGAGCTCGCCGCGCCCGTCACGCACATCTGGTACTTCAAGGGCGTTCCGAGCCGGCTCGGCTACCTGCTCGACATCGCGCCGAAGAGCCTCGAGAAGGTCATCTACTTCGCCGCGCACCTCATCACCTGGGTCGACACCGAGCGCCTGCACAAGGACCTGCCGAAGCTCGAGGCCGACGTGCGCGCCGAGATCGACGAGATCCGCAACGAGGGTGAGCTGCGGATCCGCACGCGCGACGAGGAGTACATCAAGGAGCTCGAGGACCTCGAGGCGCGCGGCGCCAAGAAGAACGAGCTCGAGCGCGCGGAGAAGGCCCGCAACAAGGACTTCGAGGACATCCGCGCCCGCTCCGACCTCACCGTCGAGAACCTTCGCCTCGTGTGGGACACGTTCCGCGCGCTGAAGCCCAAGCAGCTCGTCGACGACGAGCGCGTGTGGCGCGAGCTCCAGGACCGGTTCCAGGAGTACTTCGCGGGCGGCATGGGCGCGGAGGCCGTGAAGGACCTCGTGTCGCGGCTCGACATGGGCGAGGAGGAGATCACCCTCAAGGAGGTGATCGCGACCGCCAAGGGTCAGCGCAAGGCGAAGGCGATCAAGCGGCTCAAGGTCATCTCGGCGTTCAACCGCCGCAACGAGGACGGCCGCGCGATCAACTCGCCGATGGGCATGATCCTCGACGCGATCCCCGTGATCCCGCCGGACCTGCGCCCGATGGTGCAGCTCGACGGTGGCCGCTTCGCGACATCCGACCTGAACGACCTGTACCGCCGCGTGATCAACCGGAACAACCGGCTGAAGCGGCTCCTCGACCTTGGCGCACCCGAGATCATCATCAACAACGAGAAGCGGATGCTGCAGGAGGCCGTCGACGCGCTGTTCGACAACGGCCGCCGCGGCCGCCCCGTCACGGGCCCCGGCAACCGCGCGCTCAAGTCGCTCTCCGACATGCTGAAGGGCAAGCAGGGCCGGTTCCGCCAGAACCTGCTCGGCAAGCGCGTCGACTACTCGGGCCGTTCGGTCATCGTCGTCGGCCCGCAGCTGCGCCTCCAGCAGTGCGGTCTGCCGAAGCAGATGGCGCTCGAGCTGTTCAAGCCGTTCGTCATGAAGCGGCTCGTCGACCTCGAGTACGCGCAGAACATCAAGTCGGCGAAGCGCATGGTCGAGCGCGCGCGTCCGCAGGTGTGGGACGTGCTCGAAGAGGTGATCAAGGAGCACCCGGTCTTCCTGAACCGGGCGCCAACGCTGCACCGTCTCGGCATCCAGGCGTTCGAGCCCGTCCTCGTCGAGGGCAAGGCCATCCAGATCCACCCGTTGGTGTGCACCGCGTTCAACGCGGACTTCGACGGTGACCAGATGGCCGTGCACCTGCCGCTCTCGTCGGAGGCGCAGGCCGAGGCGCGCCTGCTCATGCTGTCGGCGCACAACATCCTGTCGCCCGCGTCGGGTCGTCCGATCTCGACGCCGACGCAGGACATGATCATCGGCGTCTACTACGTCACCGAGATCGTCGAAGGTGCCGTCGGCGAAGGCCGGAGGTTCCACTCGCTCGACGAGGCCTACCTCGCGTACGAGGAGCGCTTCAGCGCCGATGGTGCCGACGCCATCTCCCTGCACGCGCGCATCAAGGTGCGCATGCCGGTCGATCGCTTCCCGGAGTCGCACTTCCCGCGTCCCCTGCCCGACGGGACACCGCAGAGCATCGTGTTGCGCGAGTACGGCGAGAACGGTTCGACGAAGGTGCTCGTCCAGACGTCACTCGGTCGGTTGCTCCTGAACGAGGCGTTCCCGAAGGGATTCCCCTTCGCCGACCGCTCGATGAAGAAGCGCGACATCACCGAGGTCGTCGGTGAGCTCGTCGAGCAGTTCGCGAAGGCGGAGGTGGCCGAGAGCCTCGACCGAATCAAGGACCTCGGCTACGAGTACTCCACCCGGTCGGGGCTCACGATCTCGATCGACGACGTGCGCACGCCGCCGGCGAAGGCCGGGCTCCTCGAGCAGTTCGAGGGCGAGGCGGCAAAGGTCGAGGCGCAGTTCGAGCGGGGCATCATCACCGACGACGAGCGCCGCCAGCGGGAGATCGAGATCTGGACCGAGGCGACCAACAAGGTCACCGAGGCCATGCAGGCGCTGATTCTCGAGGAGCAGTTCAACCCCATCGAGATGATGGTGGGCTCGGGTGCGCGCGGCAACGTCATGCAGGTGCGGCAGATCGCCGGCATGCGGGGCCTCGTCGCCAACCCGCGCGGCGAGATCATCCCGCGGCCGATCAAGGCGAACTTCCGTGAGGGCCTCACCGTGCTCGAGTACTTCATCTCGACGCACGGCGCCCGCAAGGGTCTCGCCGATACCGCGCTCCGCACCGCCGACTCGGGCTACCTCACGCGTCGTCTTGTCGACGTGTCGCAGGAGCTCATCATCATCGAGATCGACTGCGAGACGAACCGCGGCATCTGGATCGAGGACATCCTCGACGACGTCGAGAGCCGGCGCCTGCTCGATACGCGCCTGCTCGGTCGCTGCCTCGTACAGGACCTCACGCTCGCGAACGGCACGGTGATCCCGCGCAACCGCGAGCTCGACGACGACGACCTCGACCTGATCTCGGCCGACCCGGACAACAACCGGGTCCGGGTCCGGTCGGTGCTCACCTGCGAGACGATCGTCGGGGTGTGCGCGCGCTGCTACGGCAAGATGCTCGCGACCGGCAAGAGCGCCGATCTCGGCGAGGCCGTCGGCATCGTCGCGGCCCAGTCGATCGGTGAGCCCGGCACGCAGCTCACGATGCGGACCTTCCACACCGGTGGCGTCGCGGGTGAGGACATCACCCACGGTCTGCCGCGTGTGGTCGAGCTCTTCGAGGCTCGCACGCCGAAGGGCGCCGCGCTCCTCGCCGAGAGCTCGGGTGTGATCCGGCTCGGCGAGAACGAGAAGGGCGAGCGCACGATCACGATCGTGAGCGACGACGGCGAGGAAGAGCCGTACGCGGTGTCGCGTCGGGTGCACCTGGCCGTCGTCGACGGTCAGGAAGTGCGCGCCGGCGATCGGCTCGTCGGCGACGCCAAGACCCCGCTCGACCCGAAGAAGGTGCTCGAGATCAAGGGCATCCGGGAGACCCAGCAGTACCTCACCGACGAGGTGCAGAAGGTCTA
This genomic window contains:
- a CDS encoding DNA-directed RNA polymerase subunit beta', giving the protein MLDVNDSAQLSISLATADQIRTWSNGEVKKPETINYRTLKPEKDGLFCEKIFGPTKDWECYCGKYKRVRFKGIICERCGVEVTRSKVRRERMGHIELAAPVTHIWYFKGVPSRLGYLLDIAPKSLEKVIYFAAHLITWVDTERLHKDLPKLEADVRAEIDEIRNEGELRIRTRDEEYIKELEDLEARGAKKNELERAEKARNKDFEDIRARSDLTVENLRLVWDTFRALKPKQLVDDERVWRELQDRFQEYFAGGMGAEAVKDLVSRLDMGEEEITLKEVIATAKGQRKAKAIKRLKVISAFNRRNEDGRAINSPMGMILDAIPVIPPDLRPMVQLDGGRFATSDLNDLYRRVINRNNRLKRLLDLGAPEIIINNEKRMLQEAVDALFDNGRRGRPVTGPGNRALKSLSDMLKGKQGRFRQNLLGKRVDYSGRSVIVVGPQLRLQQCGLPKQMALELFKPFVMKRLVDLEYAQNIKSAKRMVERARPQVWDVLEEVIKEHPVFLNRAPTLHRLGIQAFEPVLVEGKAIQIHPLVCTAFNADFDGDQMAVHLPLSSEAQAEARLLMLSAHNILSPASGRPISTPTQDMIIGVYYVTEIVEGAVGEGRRFHSLDEAYLAYEERFSADGADAISLHARIKVRMPVDRFPESHFPRPLPDGTPQSIVLREYGENGSTKVLVQTSLGRLLLNEAFPKGFPFADRSMKKRDITEVVGELVEQFAKAEVAESLDRIKDLGYEYSTRSGLTISIDDVRTPPAKAGLLEQFEGEAAKVEAQFERGIITDDERRQREIEIWTEATNKVTEAMQALILEEQFNPIEMMVGSGARGNVMQVRQIAGMRGLVANPRGEIIPRPIKANFREGLTVLEYFISTHGARKGLADTALRTADSGYLTRRLVDVSQELIIIEIDCETNRGIWIEDILDDVESRRLLDTRLLGRCLVQDLTLANGTVIPRNRELDDDDLDLISADPDNNRVRVRSVLTCETIVGVCARCYGKMLATGKSADLGEAVGIVAAQSIGEPGTQLTMRTFHTGGVAGEDITHGLPRVVELFEARTPKGAALLAESSGVIRLGENEKGERTITIVSDDGEEEPYAVSRRVHLAVVDGQEVRAGDRLVGDAKTPLDPKKVLEIKGIRETQQYLTDEVQKVYREQGVSIHDKHIEVIVRQMLRRVVVLEAGDSPFLPGEKADARRYADTNRRLTEEGKEPAQGRPELMGITKASLATDSWLSAASFQETTRVLTEAAIESRFDDLAGLKENVIIGKLIPAGTGMPRYNEIRTLAPDYEPLPFYSSDDDGDLADWLRDSSSPAQPDLALLQAVGGGDGDQAGASGGD